In the Streptomyces sp. 840.1 genome, one interval contains:
- a CDS encoding GNAT family N-acetyltransferase yields MTELGPVAWPPAPIRTERLVLREPGAQDRAAFIELLASPEVHTYLGGPRPRDELEREMPEVPERWPGSFAVDLDGVMIGQILLRRASERHRPAAVGKADLGYLFLPQAWGAGYAAESCAAALDWLDSVLPGEPVVLATQTANVGSMRLAAKLGFTEVERFRAWDAEQWLGMRPPATPFG; encoded by the coding sequence ATGACTGAACTCGGACCCGTCGCCTGGCCACCTGCCCCGATCAGGACGGAGCGGCTCGTGCTGCGTGAGCCCGGGGCTCAGGACCGCGCGGCGTTCATCGAGCTGCTCGCCTCACCGGAGGTGCACACCTACCTCGGCGGCCCCCGGCCGCGTGACGAGCTCGAGCGCGAGATGCCCGAGGTGCCCGAGCGGTGGCCGGGAAGCTTCGCCGTTGACCTCGACGGGGTGATGATCGGCCAGATCCTGCTCAGGAGAGCGTCGGAGCGGCACCGCCCGGCTGCTGTGGGGAAAGCCGATCTCGGCTACCTGTTCCTGCCGCAGGCGTGGGGGGCCGGGTACGCGGCCGAGTCGTGCGCGGCGGCACTCGACTGGCTGGACAGCGTCCTTCCCGGCGAGCCGGTGGTACTCGCCACCCAGACGGCCAACGTCGGTTCGATGCGCCTCGCGGCCAAGCTGGGGTTCACCGAAGTGGAGCGGTTCCGGGCCTGGGACGCTGAGCAATGGCTCGGCATGCGGCCCCCGGCCACGCCCTTCGGCTGA
- a CDS encoding catalase, with protein sequence MTDTSREPTTTDSGAPVESDEHSLTVGPGGPVLLQDSYLIEQMAQFNRERIPERQPHAKGSGAFGHFEVTGDVSAFTKAAVFQPGTRTEMVARFSTVAGERGSPDTWRDPRGFALKFYTSEGNYDMVGNNTPVFFMKDPMKFQHFIRSQKRRADNNLRDHDMQWDFWTLSPESAHQVTWLMGDRGIPRSWRHMNGYTSHTYMWINAQGERFWVKYHFKTDQGVEFFTQDEGDQMASADTDYHTRDLFEHIRDGEFPSWTLHVQVMPYEDAAEYRFNPFDLTKVWPHGDYPLIEVGRMTLDRNPTDNHAEIEQAAFQPNNLVPGIGPSPDRMLLARLFSYADAHRHRIGGNYQQLPVNAPVVPVNTYSKDGAMAYRKTADPVYAPNSKGGPEADTARYGTPPSWYADGDITRTAYVSHAEDDDWGQAGTMVREVLDDAARERLVDNVVGHLLNGVTEPVLLRAFEYWSNIDKSIGERIQRGVRAKAGERDPKAAGQGNPARRDMQEKA encoded by the coding sequence ATGACCGACACTTCACGTGAGCCGACCACCACTGATTCCGGTGCCCCGGTGGAGAGCGACGAGCATTCGCTCACGGTCGGACCGGGTGGCCCGGTCCTGCTGCAGGATTCCTACCTGATCGAGCAGATGGCCCAGTTCAACCGGGAGAGGATTCCCGAACGGCAGCCCCACGCCAAGGGCAGCGGCGCCTTCGGGCACTTCGAGGTGACCGGTGATGTGAGCGCCTTCACCAAGGCGGCGGTGTTCCAGCCCGGGACCAGGACCGAGATGGTGGCCCGGTTCTCGACGGTCGCCGGCGAGCGCGGCAGCCCGGACACCTGGCGTGACCCGCGTGGATTCGCGCTGAAGTTCTACACCAGCGAAGGCAACTACGACATGGTGGGCAACAACACCCCCGTGTTCTTCATGAAGGACCCGATGAAGTTCCAGCACTTCATCCGGTCCCAGAAGCGCCGCGCGGACAACAACCTGCGCGACCACGACATGCAGTGGGACTTCTGGACCCTGTCGCCCGAGTCGGCCCACCAGGTCACGTGGCTCATGGGAGACCGGGGCATCCCGCGCTCCTGGCGCCACATGAACGGCTACACCTCGCACACGTACATGTGGATCAACGCGCAGGGCGAGCGCTTCTGGGTGAAGTACCACTTCAAGACCGACCAGGGTGTCGAGTTCTTCACCCAGGACGAGGGCGACCAGATGGCGTCCGCCGACACGGACTACCACACCCGGGACCTCTTCGAGCACATCCGCGACGGTGAATTCCCGAGCTGGACACTGCACGTGCAGGTCATGCCGTACGAGGACGCCGCGGAGTACCGGTTCAACCCGTTCGACCTGACCAAGGTGTGGCCGCACGGCGACTATCCGCTGATCGAGGTCGGCCGGATGACGCTGGACCGCAACCCCACCGACAACCACGCCGAGATCGAGCAGGCGGCCTTCCAGCCGAACAACCTGGTCCCCGGCATCGGCCCGAGCCCGGACCGGATGCTGCTGGCGCGGCTGTTCTCCTACGCGGACGCGCACCGCCACCGCATCGGCGGCAACTACCAGCAGCTCCCCGTCAACGCGCCCGTCGTCCCGGTGAACACGTACTCCAAGGACGGGGCGATGGCGTACCGCAAGACCGCGGATCCCGTCTACGCGCCCAACTCCAAGGGCGGTCCCGAGGCGGACACCGCCCGGTACGGGACCCCGCCCAGCTGGTATGCCGACGGGGACATCACCCGGACCGCGTACGTGTCCCACGCCGAGGACGACGACTGGGGCCAGGCGGGCACCATGGTGCGTGAGGTCCTCGACGACGCGGCCCGCGAGCGCCTGGTGGACAACGTCGTCGGGCATCTCCTCAACGGCGTGACGGAGCCCGTGCTGCTACGTGCGTTCGAGTACTGGTCCAACATCGACAAGTCGATCGGCGAGCGCATCCAGCGAGGCGTTCGCGCCAAGGCCGGGGAGCGGGACCCCAAGGCCGCCGGACAGGGCAACCCCGCGCGACGGGACATGCAGGAGAAGGCCTGA
- a CDS encoding RNA polymerase sigma-70 factor codes for MIQPQPADRDQLAFQQYRTLLFSVAYRILGTAVDAEDVVQDAWLKWSAADRSQVADPKAYLTRIVSNLSMELLRSTRHQRETYVGPWLPEPILTGPGTADDVAVADSVSVALLVVLETLSPLERAVFVLKEVFAFSYAEIAEAVERAEPAVRQAAHRAREHVRARRPRFTTDRAGQRDVAERFFAAATGGDINALMELLSPDVTLWTDGGGKVRQALKPVVGVKVVAGWFAALGTASYQGVEPSRMRAEFTWINGGPGVVFHGPDRVLATMSFDFDPEGRIATIHNVANPDKLRAVSDGTLHELA; via the coding sequence ATGATCCAGCCGCAGCCGGCCGACCGTGACCAGCTCGCCTTCCAGCAGTACCGCACCCTGCTCTTCTCCGTCGCCTACCGCATCCTCGGCACCGCCGTCGATGCCGAGGACGTGGTCCAGGACGCCTGGCTCAAGTGGTCGGCGGCCGATCGTTCCCAGGTCGCCGACCCCAAGGCGTACCTGACCCGGATCGTCTCCAACCTTTCGATGGAGCTGCTCCGTTCGACCCGCCACCAGCGTGAGACGTATGTCGGGCCCTGGCTCCCCGAGCCGATCCTCACCGGCCCCGGCACCGCCGATGACGTCGCCGTGGCGGACTCGGTCTCCGTGGCCCTGCTCGTCGTCCTGGAGACGCTCAGTCCCCTGGAGCGTGCGGTCTTCGTACTGAAGGAGGTCTTCGCCTTCAGCTACGCGGAGATAGCGGAGGCGGTGGAGCGCGCCGAGCCCGCCGTCCGGCAGGCGGCGCACCGTGCCCGCGAGCACGTCCGGGCCCGACGTCCCCGGTTCACCACCGACCGCGCCGGCCAACGCGACGTGGCCGAGCGCTTCTTCGCCGCGGCCACGGGCGGTGACATCAACGCCCTCATGGAGTTGCTCTCACCCGACGTCACCCTGTGGACCGACGGCGGCGGCAAGGTCCGTCAGGCCCTCAAGCCGGTGGTGGGCGTGAAGGTCGTGGCGGGCTGGTTCGCCGCGCTCGGCACCGCGAGCTACCAGGGCGTCGAACCCAGTCGGATGCGGGCCGAGTTCACCTGGATCAACGGCGGACCGGGGGTGGTCTTCCACGGCCCGGACCGCGTGCTTGCCACGATGTCCTTCGACTTCGACCCGGAGGGCCGCATCGCGACCATCCACAACGTGGCCAACCCCGACAAGCTGCGCGCCGTCTCGGACGGCACCCTGCACGAACTCGCCTGA
- a CDS encoding NAD(P)/FAD-dependent oxidoreductase — MNATETQQHEVLVLGAGYAGLCAAIQLAARTRKRGNVHVTLVNPCENFTERLRLHMSATGQETAEMHIRELLEGTGADFVRGWVTAVDAEAKTVRIDDDRDLAYDTLVYGLGSVADTVSVPGVEAHAHTLNGPQDAALLADRLARLDGGTVVVAGSGLTGVEAAAEIAERYPELQVVLLGRRDPGAGMHPKAKAHVDAALARLGVTVRAGAEVTKVLPDSVELADGSGIPAAAVLWTSGTRVSPLAAAAGLSVDERGRVVTDSSLRSVSHPDVYAVGDAAAIRQGYGVMHGTCQGGMPTGVHAARSILRTLAGKEPRPFRFGYYHTPVSLGREDGVVQFTHPDDSPRRVVLTGKRAARYKETVTASPWPTFARMKKMPASGAIWPHGGRYTRIRSAK; from the coding sequence ATGAACGCGACAGAGACGCAGCAGCACGAGGTTCTGGTCCTGGGCGCCGGTTACGCCGGTCTCTGCGCCGCGATCCAACTCGCGGCCCGCACCAGGAAGCGTGGAAACGTGCACGTGACGCTGGTCAACCCCTGCGAGAACTTCACCGAACGGCTCCGGCTGCACATGAGCGCCACGGGTCAGGAGACGGCCGAGATGCACATCCGGGAGCTGCTGGAAGGGACCGGCGCCGACTTCGTCCGCGGCTGGGTCACCGCCGTGGACGCGGAGGCGAAGACCGTCCGGATCGACGACGACCGGGACCTCGCCTACGACACCCTGGTCTACGGTCTGGGGAGCGTCGCGGACACCGTCTCGGTGCCGGGCGTCGAGGCCCACGCCCACACCCTGAACGGCCCGCAGGACGCCGCGCTCCTCGCCGACCGGCTGGCCCGGCTCGACGGCGGGACGGTGGTGGTCGCCGGCAGCGGTCTCACCGGCGTCGAGGCCGCCGCGGAGATCGCCGAGCGCTACCCGGAGCTCCAGGTCGTGCTGCTGGGCCGGCGGGACCCCGGAGCGGGCATGCACCCGAAGGCCAAGGCCCACGTCGACGCGGCGCTCGCCCGGCTCGGAGTGACGGTACGCGCCGGCGCCGAGGTCACCAAGGTGCTGCCGGACAGCGTCGAGCTGGCGGACGGCTCCGGCATCCCGGCGGCCGCCGTGCTGTGGACCAGCGGGACCCGCGTCTCGCCGCTGGCGGCCGCCGCGGGCCTGAGCGTCGACGAGCGCGGCCGCGTGGTCACCGACAGCTCGCTGCGCTCCGTCTCCCACCCCGATGTTTACGCCGTCGGCGACGCGGCGGCGATCCGGCAGGGCTACGGCGTGATGCACGGGACCTGTCAGGGTGGCATGCCGACCGGCGTGCACGCGGCCCGCTCGATCCTGCGGACGCTGGCCGGCAAGGAACCCAGGCCCTTCCGCTTCGGTTACTACCACACACCCGTCAGCCTGGGCCGGGAAGACGGCGTCGTACAGTTCACCCACCCCGACGACAGCCCGCGCCGCGTCGTACTGACCGGAAAGCGGGCCGCGCGGTACAAGGAGACGGTCACCGCGTCGCCGTGGCCGACCTTCGCCCGTATGAAGAAGATGCCCGCCTCGGGCGCGATCTGGCCGCACGGCGGCCGCTACACCCGCATCCGGAGTGCCAAATGA
- a CDS encoding GNAT family N-acetyltransferase yields the protein MGSSTAIRLIEPTDAAAIAAHRVRDVEAFRPWEPAQPADYFTPEGQAERIDGLLAGYRAGTVWPGVVLAGGQVIGQVTIGGVLPQPHLRRGSVGYWIASVAQNRGHAGRAVELALRVMTDELGLHRAEASTNLENLPSQRVLRRNGFSPYGVAHSSIFLDGSWRDALLWERILGG from the coding sequence ATGGGCAGCAGCACCGCGATCCGCCTGATCGAGCCGACGGACGCCGCCGCGATCGCTGCGCACCGGGTGCGGGACGTCGAGGCCTTCCGGCCGTGGGAACCGGCCCAGCCGGCCGACTACTTCACCCCGGAGGGCCAGGCGGAGAGGATCGACGGGCTGCTGGCCGGATACCGGGCCGGCACGGTCTGGCCGGGCGTTGTGCTCGCCGGCGGCCAGGTGATCGGGCAGGTCACCATCGGGGGCGTCCTGCCGCAGCCGCACCTGCGCCGGGGCTCCGTCGGATACTGGATCGCGAGCGTCGCGCAGAACCGAGGGCACGCCGGGCGCGCCGTAGAGCTCGCCCTGCGGGTGATGACGGACGAACTCGGGCTGCACCGCGCCGAGGCCTCCACCAATCTGGAGAATCTGCCGTCACAACGGGTGCTGCGCCGCAACGGGTTCAGCCCGTACGGCGTCGCGCACTCCTCGATCTTCCTCGACGGGAGCTGGCGGGACGCGCTGCTGTGGGAGCGGATCCTCGGCGGCTGA
- a CDS encoding VOC family protein: MPLTLSSVVIDAADIEKESAFWHRLLDGSITRTPTHHFIRAAGLPVLVVQSAPGHAAPNWPDGTSQQMHLDFGVEDLAAADRTATGAGATRLRPTDDITPDTRTGSRVYASPAGHPFCLRPA; this comes from the coding sequence ATGCCACTCACCCTCAGCTCCGTGGTCATCGACGCCGCCGACATCGAGAAGGAGAGCGCCTTCTGGCACCGGCTGCTCGACGGCTCGATCACCCGCACGCCGACCCACCACTTCATCCGGGCCGCCGGCCTTCCGGTGCTCGTCGTCCAGTCCGCCCCCGGCCACGCCGCCCCGAACTGGCCGGACGGCACCTCCCAGCAGATGCACCTCGACTTCGGCGTCGAGGACCTCGCCGCAGCCGACCGTACGGCCACCGGGGCCGGCGCCACCCGGCTGCGGCCCACCGACGACATCACCCCGGACACCCGCACCGGCAGCAGGGTCTACGCCAGCCCGGCCGGGCACCCCTTCTGCCTGCGCCCGGCCTGA
- a CDS encoding oxidoreductase → MPITDEGLHGLRVLVTGGSRGLGAATVRRFVTAGATVLTASRSRPPEDTGATFIAADLSTEAGVAELGRRVVDGVGGVDVLVNNAGAASAPAPTLSRSDESWRADLEMNLLSAVRLDRALVPGMVERGSGVVVHVSSIASQLPQRTEASYAAAKAALNTYSRELATEVGEHGVRVVCVLPGFVVTEGATSHLQHMAEQRGVPAEEVTRQLVDHLKVPMGRPGDPEDVAEMIAFLASGRANWLTGAQFRVDGGIIPTV, encoded by the coding sequence GTGCCGATCACGGACGAGGGCCTGCACGGCCTTCGAGTACTGGTCACCGGCGGCAGCCGGGGCCTGGGCGCGGCGACGGTCCGCCGCTTCGTCACCGCGGGCGCGACGGTACTGACGGCCTCGCGCAGCCGGCCCCCGGAGGACACCGGTGCCACGTTCATCGCGGCCGACCTCTCGACGGAGGCCGGCGTGGCGGAGCTCGGCCGCCGAGTTGTCGACGGCGTGGGCGGAGTGGACGTCCTCGTGAACAACGCGGGCGCGGCGAGCGCACCGGCGCCGACCTTGAGCCGGTCGGACGAGTCCTGGCGGGCGGACCTGGAGATGAACCTCCTCAGCGCCGTACGACTGGACCGGGCGCTGGTGCCGGGGATGGTCGAGCGGGGTTCCGGCGTCGTCGTGCACGTCTCCTCGATCGCAAGCCAACTGCCGCAGCGCACGGAGGCGTCCTACGCCGCCGCCAAGGCCGCGCTCAACACCTACAGCCGTGAGCTGGCCACCGAGGTCGGCGAGCACGGGGTGCGCGTCGTGTGTGTCCTTCCCGGCTTCGTCGTCACCGAGGGCGCCACCAGCCACCTCCAGCACATGGCCGAGCAACGGGGCGTCCCCGCCGAGGAGGTCACTCGGCAGCTCGTGGATCACCTGAAGGTCCCCATGGGCCGCCCGGGAGACCCCGAGGACGTCGCCGAGATGATCGCCTTCCTCGCCTCCGGCCGGGCGAATTGGCTGACCGGAGCACAGTTCCGCGTCGACGGCGGCATCATCCCGACCGTCTGA
- a CDS encoding TetR/AcrR family transcriptional regulator, translating into MEALLSAPRPLRADARRNREALLSAARQAFLSGDTDAHVEEIARSAGVAVGTLYRHFETREALIEEVYRKEVDELCAAPTDLLDHHAPDEALRLFLLLLVDHAAVGKGMSVALESIMATDSPVFGDARTLMANALDLLLEAGSAAGTVRDDVTGPTLLRALGGICHMRAAEGWLAEARQITTLLFDGLRYGATPAV; encoded by the coding sequence ATGGAGGCTCTCTTGTCGGCACCCCGACCGCTGCGCGCCGACGCGCGGCGCAACCGCGAGGCACTGCTGTCCGCTGCCCGCCAGGCGTTCCTCAGCGGCGACACGGACGCACACGTGGAGGAGATCGCCCGCAGTGCCGGCGTCGCCGTCGGAACGCTCTACCGCCACTTCGAGACCCGCGAAGCGCTGATCGAGGAGGTCTACCGCAAGGAGGTCGACGAACTGTGCGCCGCACCCACGGACCTCCTGGACCACCACGCCCCCGACGAGGCGCTGCGGCTCTTCCTGCTGCTGCTCGTGGACCACGCCGCGGTGGGCAAGGGGATGTCCGTCGCGCTGGAAAGCATCATGGCGACGGACTCACCGGTCTTCGGCGACGCTCGCACCCTCATGGCGAACGCACTCGACCTGCTGCTCGAAGCGGGCAGCGCCGCCGGCACCGTCCGGGACGACGTCACCGGCCCCACCCTGCTGCGGGCCCTGGGCGGCATCTGCCACATGCGTGCCGCCGAGGGCTGGCTGGCCGAGGCCCGGCAGATCACCACCCTCCTCTTCGACGGCCTGCGGTACGGCGCCACACCGGCGGTCTGA
- a CDS encoding PLP-dependent aminotransferase family protein gives MPETWVNLAERMGSDLHVDLSGPGSRRAVLIRALRNAVREGWLTPGTLLPPYRSLAADLGLARNTVADAYAELIAEGWLTARQGSGTRVAERAAPPRPVRKPKPAPARPATPTHNLRQGAPETASFPRTAWLAAARRALIAAPDEAFGPGDPRGRIELRRALGDYLTRARGVRVDPERIVVCSGFAHALRLLFGGSPGAGAGPLRGPFAVESYGLRFHSEILEGAGVRTVPLSLDEQGARVAELAGQPRVRGVLLTPAHQFPTGGPLHPSRRASVIDWARTGDGLIIEDDYDGEFRYDRVPVGAVQGLDPERVVYLGSVSKSLSPAVRIGWMVLPRHLVDGVLAAKGGREAWVSVPDQLTLADFIASGQYDRHIRRMRQRYRRRRDQLVTALAERAPHITATGIAAGLHAVLRLPPGTEASAVKAASWQGIALDGLAAFRHPQATMPAGDGLVIGYSTPPEHAYGAAIEALLRAVPPSDAPSEGPAE, from the coding sequence ATGCCGGAAACATGGGTCAATTTGGCGGAGCGCATGGGCAGTGACCTGCACGTGGACCTGTCCGGTCCGGGCAGCCGGCGCGCCGTCCTGATCCGCGCGCTGCGAAACGCCGTACGCGAGGGATGGCTCACGCCCGGCACCCTGTTGCCGCCCTACCGCTCGCTCGCCGCAGACCTCGGCCTGGCTCGCAACACGGTCGCCGACGCGTACGCCGAGCTGATCGCCGAAGGCTGGCTGACCGCACGTCAGGGCTCCGGGACCCGGGTGGCGGAACGCGCCGCGCCGCCCAGACCCGTGCGGAAGCCCAAACCCGCTCCCGCACGGCCCGCCACCCCCACCCACAACCTGCGCCAGGGCGCGCCGGAGACCGCGTCCTTCCCCCGCACCGCCTGGCTCGCGGCCGCCCGGCGTGCGCTGATCGCCGCCCCCGACGAGGCCTTCGGCCCCGGCGATCCGCGCGGCCGCATCGAACTGCGCCGCGCGCTCGGCGACTACCTGACGCGCGCACGCGGGGTGCGCGTCGACCCCGAACGGATCGTGGTGTGCTCCGGATTCGCGCACGCCCTGCGGCTGCTGTTCGGGGGCTCGCCCGGCGCGGGCGCCGGGCCGCTGCGCGGTCCCTTCGCCGTGGAGTCGTACGGGCTCCGGTTCCACAGCGAGATCCTGGAGGGTGCCGGGGTACGGACGGTTCCGCTGAGCCTGGACGAACAGGGCGCCCGGGTAGCGGAGTTGGCCGGGCAACCACGGGTACGCGGCGTGCTGCTCACGCCCGCGCACCAGTTCCCGACCGGCGGCCCGCTCCATCCCTCCCGGCGCGCCTCGGTCATCGACTGGGCCCGCACCGGCGACGGCCTGATCATCGAGGACGACTACGACGGGGAGTTCCGCTACGACCGCGTACCGGTCGGCGCCGTACAGGGTCTGGACCCCGAACGGGTCGTCTACCTCGGATCGGTCAGCAAGAGCCTGTCCCCCGCGGTGCGCATCGGCTGGATGGTGCTGCCGAGGCACCTCGTCGACGGCGTGCTCGCGGCCAAGGGCGGGCGGGAAGCGTGGGTGAGCGTCCCCGACCAGCTCACGCTCGCCGACTTCATCGCCTCCGGACAGTACGACCGCCACATCCGCCGGATGCGCCAGCGCTACCGGCGCCGCCGCGACCAGCTCGTCACCGCTCTCGCCGAACGGGCCCCGCACATCACGGCCACCGGCATCGCGGCGGGACTCCACGCGGTCCTTCGGCTGCCGCCCGGCACGGAGGCGTCCGCGGTCAAGGCCGCGTCCTGGCAGGGGATCGCACTGGACGGCCTCGCCGCGTTCCGGCACCCGCAGGCCACGATGCCGGCCGGGGACGGCCTGGTCATCGGGTACTCGACGCCGCCGGAACACGCTTACGGAGCGGCGATCGAAGCGCTGCTCCGGGCCGTGCCGCCCTCCGACGCCCCTTCCGAGGGCCCTGCCGAGTGA
- a CDS encoding carboxymuconolactone decarboxylase family protein — protein MVMTNNAHATQTTTTQHHNHAPRINFAKAAPKAFKALIGFDAAAREGLDPALVELIQIRASLLNGCAYCLHMHTSDARKAGEDEARLHMIGVWREARNFFTEKEQAALALTEAVTLVARGGVPEDVYAQAARHFDEPELARVLALIFTINTWNRIALSTGKIAGQDERAAH, from the coding sequence ATGGTCATGACGAACAACGCGCACGCCACTCAGACCACCACCACTCAGCACCACAACCACGCCCCGCGCATCAACTTCGCCAAGGCCGCCCCCAAGGCGTTCAAGGCACTCATCGGCTTCGACGCCGCCGCCCGCGAGGGCCTCGACCCGGCCCTGGTCGAGCTGATCCAGATTCGCGCCTCGCTCCTCAACGGCTGCGCCTACTGCCTGCACATGCACACTTCCGATGCCCGCAAGGCCGGCGAGGACGAGGCCCGGCTGCACATGATCGGCGTGTGGCGTGAGGCCCGGAACTTCTTCACGGAGAAGGAGCAGGCCGCCCTGGCCCTGACCGAGGCCGTCACTCTCGTTGCCCGAGGCGGCGTCCCCGAGGACGTCTACGCCCAGGCCGCGCGCCACTTCGACGAGCCGGAACTGGCCCGCGTCCTCGCCCTGATCTTCACGATCAACACCTGGAACCGCATCGCCCTGAGCACGGGCAAGATCGCGGGCCAGGACGAGAGGGCGGCCCACTGA
- a CDS encoding MFS transporter, producing the protein MAIPETADGRRPARPVLARNRRASAATLALLAFAQLIISVDYNIVYVALPRIGSGLGFSAQHLQWVISAYAVAFGGFLLLGGRACDLFGPRRTFVLGLSLYGVSSLAGGLATGPGVLIAARAVQGIGGAFLFPATLTLVGTLFAEGRERNRAYSVWGAAGGSGLVVGALLGGVLTQLLGWRSVLYVNVPLALIAVVAAFRLIAPDTARRAGRRIDLPGALTSTLGVTALVVALVQGPESGWLSATVVLSAAAGATLIAVFLLIEARTRDPLMPLRLLRSRGLRTGMAVTFFFMATIGSLAYFLTLYFQNVLGYDALRTGLAYFVPMAAITAGSLLAGRVTTRLGTRAAMTGSLVLGAAGTATVALSMAADGSYAALVPGFLILGLGQGASYTMMFGAAAEDIAGHEQGIASGMASTAQQVGGAVGLAVLVGIAGLGEHTSAAATVDGTRSALLVATAGIALTAVVALGFPRRKV; encoded by the coding sequence ATGGCGATCCCGGAGACGGCGGACGGCCGGCGTCCGGCCCGCCCTGTCCTCGCGCGGAACAGGAGGGCGAGCGCCGCGACCCTGGCCCTCCTCGCCTTCGCCCAACTGATCATCTCCGTCGACTACAACATCGTCTACGTGGCGCTGCCCCGGATCGGCAGCGGCCTGGGCTTCTCCGCGCAGCACCTCCAGTGGGTGATCAGCGCCTACGCCGTCGCCTTCGGCGGCTTCCTCCTCCTGGGCGGCCGCGCCTGCGACCTGTTCGGCCCGCGCCGCACGTTCGTACTCGGACTGAGCCTGTACGGGGTCTCGTCGCTGGCGGGCGGCCTCGCCACCGGGCCCGGCGTGCTGATCGCGGCCCGCGCCGTGCAGGGCATCGGAGGTGCGTTCCTCTTCCCCGCAACTCTCACCCTCGTCGGCACACTCTTCGCGGAGGGGCGCGAGCGCAACCGCGCCTACTCGGTGTGGGGTGCGGCGGGCGGCAGCGGACTCGTCGTGGGCGCACTGCTCGGCGGCGTGCTGACCCAACTCCTGGGCTGGCGCTCGGTGCTGTACGTCAACGTCCCGCTGGCCCTCATCGCGGTGGTGGCCGCCTTCCGCCTCATCGCCCCCGACACCGCACGGCGGGCCGGCCGCAGGATCGACCTGCCCGGCGCCCTGACCTCCACGCTCGGTGTCACGGCCCTGGTCGTCGCCCTGGTCCAGGGCCCGGAATCGGGCTGGCTGTCCGCGACGGTCGTACTCTCCGCAGCGGCAGGCGCGACCCTGATCGCGGTCTTCCTCCTCATCGAGGCCCGCACCCGTGACCCCTTGATGCCGCTGCGCCTGCTCCGCAGCCGCGGCCTGCGCACCGGCATGGCGGTGACGTTCTTCTTCATGGCGACGATCGGCAGCCTCGCGTACTTCCTCACCCTCTATTTCCAGAACGTGCTCGGCTACGACGCCCTGCGCACGGGCCTCGCCTACTTCGTCCCGATGGCGGCGATCACCGCGGGCTCGCTCCTCGCGGGCCGGGTCACCACCCGGCTCGGCACCCGCGCCGCGATGACCGGCAGTCTCGTGCTCGGCGCGGCGGGCACGGCGACGGTGGCCCTTTCCATGGCCGCCGACGGCTCCTACGCCGCGCTCGTCCCGGGCTTCCTGATCCTCGGCCTCGGCCAAGGGGCGAGCTACACCATGATGTTCGGCGCCGCCGCCGAGGACATCGCGGGGCACGAACAGGGCATCGCCTCCGGCATGGCGTCCACGGCCCAGCAGGTCGGCGGCGCGGTGGGTCTGGCGGTCCTGGTCGGCATCGCGGGCCTCGGCGAGCACACCTCGGCGGCGGCCACGGTGGACGGCACGCGCAGCGCCCTCCTCGTGGCAACGGCGGGAATCGCCCTGACGGCCGTGGTCGCTCTCGGCTTCCCCCGCCGCAAGGTCTGA
- a CDS encoding bifunctional 2-polyprenyl-6-hydroxyphenol methylase/3-demethylubiquinol 3-O-methyltransferase UbiG — translation MTGQQDRWAELTGGQGGEAYAQRFARLVESGHDIHGEAAFCAALLEPAARVLDAGCGTGRIAIRLAELGHRCTGVDVDPSMLAVARRDAPAQEWLPGDLARLDALDLDPDFDLVLAAGNVIPLLAPGTEPDVVRQLAGALRPGGLLVTGMGLDAAHLPLPEPPLTLGEFDDWCTRAGLTLRHRYATWSGDPYRDGCGYAVSVHSRPAG, via the coding sequence ATGACCGGACAACAGGACCGTTGGGCGGAACTCACCGGAGGGCAGGGCGGGGAGGCGTACGCTCAGCGCTTCGCGCGGCTCGTTGAATCCGGTCATGACATCCACGGCGAGGCCGCCTTCTGCGCCGCGTTGCTGGAGCCGGCCGCCCGGGTGCTCGACGCGGGCTGCGGTACCGGCCGGATCGCGATCCGGCTCGCCGAGCTGGGCCACCGGTGCACCGGCGTGGACGTCGACCCCTCCATGCTTGCCGTCGCCCGCCGCGACGCCCCCGCGCAGGAATGGCTGCCCGGCGACCTGGCCCGGCTGGACGCCCTCGACCTGGATCCGGACTTCGACCTGGTGCTCGCGGCCGGAAACGTCATTCCTCTGCTGGCTCCAGGCACCGAACCGGACGTCGTCCGGCAGCTGGCCGGCGCACTGCGTCCCGGGGGCCTGCTGGTAACGGGCATGGGCCTTGACGCGGCACACCTGCCGCTGCCGGAACCGCCGCTGACCCTGGGGGAGTTCGACGACTGGTGCACCCGGGCCGGGCTGACCCTGCGGCACCGGTACGCGACCTGGAGCGGCGATCCGTACCGCGACGGATGCGGCTATGCCGTCAGCGTGCACTCCCGCCCCGCCGGTTGA